The Corynebacterium pseudopelargi genome contains a region encoding:
- a CDS encoding ribonuclease J, whose product MTEPRNRSRRVTRKAGSPEAEVPVFKAPAQDSAPEQQKDKNKAQNEKKQSAEKKNNGRGRGNGKNAKGRGRNNGGNSGGNGGNRNNRNQNNGGGNNGSNNNRGRRNVVKSMQGADLSERLPQPPKAPKNGLRIYALGGISEIGRNMTVFEYNNRLLIVDCGVLFPSSGEPGVDLILPDFGPIEEHLDRVEALVVTHGHEDHIGAIPWLLKLRHDIPIIASKFTLALIAAKTREHRQRPKLVEVNEQSNVNYGPFNIRFWAVNHSIPDCLGVAIKTGAGLVVHTGDIKLDQTPTDGRPTDLPALSRFGDEGVDLLLCDSTNATTPGVSGSEAEIAPTLKRLVAEAKQRVILASFASNVYRVQAAVDAAVAAGRKVAFNGRSMIRNMEIAEKMGYLKAPRGTIVTMDDAAKMAPHKVMLITTGTQGEPMAALSRMARREHRQITVRDGDLIILSSSLVPGNEEAVFGVINMLAQIGATVITGKDAKVHTSGHGYSGELLFLYNAARPTNAMPVHGEWRHLRANKELAISTGVERDRVVLAQNGVVVDLVDGRARVVGQIPVGHLYVDGVTMGDIDAEVLEERASLGEGGLISITAVIDNRTGQLLEQPRVEAKGFSEDAVAMMPEISELAFNTMNDLAAEGENDPYRMVGQLRRRVSRYVEQTWRRKPMIMPTVIPMTATDVKANDQEIYASRESL is encoded by the coding sequence GAACAACGGCCGAGGCCGCGGTAACGGCAAGAACGCTAAAGGCCGTGGGCGAAACAACGGCGGCAATAGCGGCGGAAATGGCGGCAACCGCAACAACCGCAACCAAAACAACGGCGGCGGCAATAACGGTTCCAATAACAACCGTGGACGTCGCAATGTGGTGAAGTCCATGCAGGGCGCCGACCTCAGCGAACGCCTGCCACAGCCGCCGAAGGCACCGAAGAACGGTCTGCGTATCTACGCACTCGGCGGTATCTCGGAAATCGGCCGCAACATGACGGTGTTCGAATACAACAACCGTCTGCTCATCGTGGACTGCGGCGTACTGTTCCCCTCATCGGGTGAGCCGGGCGTGGATCTGATCCTGCCTGACTTCGGACCGATCGAAGAACACCTGGATCGCGTTGAAGCCCTCGTGGTCACCCACGGCCACGAAGACCACATTGGTGCCATTCCTTGGCTGCTGAAACTGCGCCACGATATTCCGATCATCGCATCGAAATTCACCTTGGCCTTGATCGCCGCGAAGACCCGCGAGCACCGTCAGCGTCCGAAGCTGGTGGAGGTCAATGAGCAGTCCAATGTGAATTATGGACCATTCAATATCCGTTTCTGGGCGGTCAACCACTCCATCCCGGATTGCCTGGGTGTGGCTATTAAGACCGGCGCTGGCCTGGTGGTACACACCGGCGATATCAAGCTGGATCAGACTCCCACCGATGGTCGCCCAACGGATCTTCCTGCACTTTCCCGCTTCGGTGATGAAGGCGTGGATCTCCTGCTGTGCGATTCCACCAACGCCACCACACCAGGTGTTTCTGGTTCCGAGGCAGAGATCGCCCCTACCCTCAAGCGCCTGGTAGCTGAGGCCAAGCAGCGCGTGATTCTCGCGTCGTTTGCCTCGAATGTGTACCGCGTTCAGGCAGCCGTGGACGCTGCCGTGGCCGCGGGCCGCAAGGTTGCCTTCAATGGCCGTTCCATGATTCGCAACATGGAAATTGCAGAAAAGATGGGCTACCTCAAAGCCCCTCGCGGCACCATCGTGACCATGGATGATGCAGCCAAGATGGCTCCGCATAAGGTCATGCTGATCACCACTGGTACGCAGGGTGAGCCGATGGCCGCGCTTTCGCGTATGGCTCGACGTGAGCACCGTCAGATTACGGTTCGCGACGGCGACTTGATCATCTTGAGCTCCTCGCTGGTGCCCGGCAATGAAGAAGCCGTGTTCGGTGTGATTAACATGCTGGCCCAAATCGGTGCCACCGTGATTACTGGCAAGGATGCCAAGGTGCACACCTCTGGCCACGGTTACTCCGGCGAGCTGCTCTTCTTGTACAACGCTGCTCGTCCCACCAACGCCATGCCGGTTCACGGCGAGTGGCGCCACCTGCGCGCCAATAAGGAGCTGGCCATCTCCACCGGTGTGGAGCGTGACCGCGTGGTGCTGGCACAAAATGGTGTGGTGGTCGACTTGGTTGATGGCCGTGCCCGCGTTGTTGGGCAGATCCCGGTTGGTCACCTCTACGTCGATGGCGTCACCATGGGCGATATCGATGCCGAGGTGCTCGAAGAGCGTGCCTCCTTGGGCGAAGGCGGCCTGATCTCGATTACTGCCGTGATTGATAACCGCACTGGCCAGCTTTTAGAGCAGCCCAGGGTAGAGGCCAAGGGCTTCTCCGAAGATGCCGTGGCCATGATGCCCGAGATCTCCGAGCTTGCCTTTAACACCATGAATGACCTGGCAGCCGAGGGTGAAAATGATCCTTATCGCATGGTGGGTCAGCTTCGCCGTCGCGTATCGCGCTATGTGGAGCAAACGTGGCGTCGTAAGCCGATGATCATGCCTACGGTGATCCCCATGACGGCTACCGATGTAAAGGCCAATGATCAAGAAATCTACGCATCGCGCGAAAGCCTCTAG
- a CDS encoding TIGR03085 family metal-binding protein, translated as MSFASQERHALAQSLRQFGPDAPTLCEGWDCRDMAAHLYIREHQPLAAAGMFFDRFDEKLQEATNKQKARDYEELVADWERGPGKLNPIRYVDALMNAAEHFIHHEDVRRANGEQPRSFVGDDAEQLHRALKMTAPRFLKASTAPVVLEPEGMARVVAKDERGVSEQGDQVVHVRGALGELLLWVFGRDIAEVEIHGPEEAIKRSSI; from the coding sequence ATGAGTTTTGCTTCCCAAGAACGCCACGCCCTTGCTCAATCCCTGCGTCAATTTGGCCCTGATGCGCCTACGCTGTGCGAAGGCTGGGATTGCCGCGATATGGCAGCCCATCTGTATATCCGTGAGCACCAACCACTTGCGGCTGCGGGCATGTTCTTTGATCGTTTTGATGAGAAGCTCCAAGAGGCCACGAACAAGCAAAAGGCTCGCGACTACGAAGAGCTTGTGGCCGACTGGGAACGTGGCCCTGGAAAGCTCAATCCGATTCGCTATGTGGATGCGTTGATGAATGCTGCAGAGCACTTCATCCACCACGAGGATGTGCGCCGTGCCAATGGCGAGCAGCCGCGTAGCTTCGTTGGTGACGATGCCGAGCAGCTTCACCGCGCGTTGAAGATGACCGCGCCGCGCTTCTTAAAAGCCTCAACCGCCCCGGTGGTGCTTGAGCCAGAAGGGATGGCCAGGGTTGTAGCTAAGGATGAACGCGGTGTGAGTGAGCAGGGCGATCAGGTGGTGCACGTGCGCGGTGCCCTTGGCGAGCTGCTCTTGTGGGTCTTTGGGCGCGATATTGCAGAGGTAGAGATCCACGGACCCGAAGAGGCAATCAAGAGGTCAAGCATCTAG